From the Ilumatobacteraceae bacterium genome, the window CCATCGTCGTCGCGAGTGCCAGCTCGCTGCCGTCGATCAGTTCGTGCAACCGGGCGGCAGTCGTGACCGGATGCCCCGGATCACCCGTCCAGGCGAGGATCAGCGTGGGGACGCCGATCGCCGCGATCTCGGCGGGGCCCGGGAGATCGGCCGTGCCGGCGCCGCGGAAGATGCGGGCGAGCCGTGCGGGGTCGGCGCTCGCGAGCAGTTGCGGGAACCGTGCCGTCCAGCGTGGGTCATCGACGAACGGGTCGGGGGCCGGGGCGGCGGCCGCCCCGGCGAGCAGCGTCTCGTGGTCGCCCGCCTCGATCAGATCGGCCATCATGGCGTAGGCGTCAACCTGCGCGGCGCGGCGCTCCCACGCGGTCGGTGGGATCACGAAGATGAGCCCGCGGACGCGGTCGGGAGCGATCACGGCCGCGTGCAGCGCGGTCGCACATCCCATCGATGCTCCCCCGGCGACGTACTCGCCGATGCCCAGGTGGTCGGCGAGCGCCAGTTGATCGGCGGCGAGCGCGCGCCACGAGTAATCCTCGGGCTCCGGGGTCGAGCCCGACTCGCCGTGTCCACGAGCGTCGTAACGCAGTACCCGGTGTGTCGATCGGATCGTCGACCAGTCGAGCAGGCCGAGTTCGTCCTCGGATGCCATCGAGCTCGTGAGCCCGTGCCCCCAGACGACGTCGGGGCCCTCGCCCGAGAGATCGTGGACGAGGTCGACGCCGCGAATCATCACCATGGCCCGAACGTACCGCTCAGGTACCGGGAAGTCGGCACGCCGGCGTGCCGCCGGGCAGTCGGTATCGGTGACGCGCCACGGTGCGGTACACGATGCCGCCGAGCGACCGGAGCCCGGGCAACCCCAGGATCCGCCCGAGGACGGCCCAGACGCCGCCGGCGTGTCGCAGCGAGGCGATGACCGCCTCGTGGGCCGAAGCGACGGTACCGTCGGCGGCCACCCACTGGACGGCCGCTCGGCACTGATCCTCGGTCACCGGCAGCGTGTCGAGATCGAGGAACTGCCACGGCTCGACGTTCTCGAGGCCGAGCCACCGCTGTCCCGTCCGAGCCGACGTCGTGCAGAATCCGCAGTCACCGTCGAAGATCAGGAGCGGGCGGCCGCGACCGACCGGCGCGTCGGCGACGCTCACGTCTCGGTCTCGCCCGGGCGCCCGAGCACCGGTTGCGCGAGACGGAGACGCTGCTCGAAGCCCGTCTCGTAGGGCATGAAGCCGTTGCGATCGGGATACAGCAGCTGGGTGAGCGGGAACGGCGCTCCCCGGTACCACGCGGTCGCCGTGGCGAACGCCGCGGCGTGCGTGTCGAGGTCGACGGGGGCGAACATGCATCGCAGCTCGTTGTCGAGCAGTCCGACCAGCTCCACGCCGAGCGGGATCTCCGTGCCGCCGCGCAGCGCGTCGACGACGAGCCCGATCAGCCCGTTGGCGGCCACCGGGGTCAGACCGAACACGGCGACCTCGGGGAACCCGGTCAGCTCCGGGAGTCCGATCGTGTACGCGTAGGCGGGCGTCGGCGGTTCGGTGTCGGACCGGGGCGAGACGGGTTCGAGCGCCCACCCGTTGGTCTCGATCATCCACTCGATCTTCTCGGCGTGCGGAATGTGGAAGTCGGGCAACTCCATGGGGTCCATCGTGCCAGCGCCGATACCGTTTGCGGCGCATGTACCGGTTCCTGCTGCGCCCCACATGGATCGCCTTCCATCTGCTTGTCGTCGCCGGAATCATCACGATGATCAACCTCGGCTTCTGGCAGCTCCGCCGGCTCGACGAGCGCCAGGCCTTCAACGCGGTGGTCGAGCAGCGCTACGACGCTCCCCCGTTGCCGCTCGACGAACTCCTCGTGCCGGGCACCGATCCCGACGCCGTCGCATGGCGTCCGGTGACCGCGTCGGGCACCTACCTGCCCGACGAGCGGGTGTTGATCGTCAACCGTTCCCAGAACGGACGGGCCGGCGTCAACACCGTCGTCCCGATGCGGCTCGACGACGGGCGCATCCTGCTCGTCAACCGCGGGTTCGTCCCGCTGGCGTTCGACCCGCCACCGGTCCCCGCCCGCGAGGTCGCGGTGACCGGGCGCCTCCGCCCCTCGCAGGAGCGCGGGTTCGGCCAGCTCTCCGACCCGGCCGACGGTGCCCTCGCCGAGGCGCAGCGGCTCGACATCGAACGTCTCGCCGCACAGCTCGACGGCGAGGTCGTCCCGATGTACATCGACCTGATCGAGTCGGTCCCCGCCGAGCTCGACGGGCTGCCCGAACCGGTGATCGCGCCCGACCTGAGCGAGGGCAACCACCTGTCGTACGCGGCGCAGTGGTTCATCTTCTCGATCGCGGTCGGGGTCGGCTGGGTGCTCGCCGTGCGCCGATCGATCGCCACCCGGCGCCGCGCCGACACCCGCTGACACCCGCGGGCTTCAGGCGTGCGGGCGTTCGAGCTCGGCCATCCGCCGGAACTGTTCGACCACGTCGGGGGTCCGATGGTCGGGATCGAGCTGGCGGTACACGGTCTCGACGTTGACGGCGATCCGTCCGAACTCGCCGAGCCCACCGAACCGTTCGGAGGCACCGAGCGCACGACCGATGTCACGTGCGGCGTCGAACGCGTCGATGCCGGCGGCGTGGCGGCTGGTGGCCTCCGCGTCGACGAACGAAAGATAATCGCGGACGGCGACGACGCCCGACTTGTCGGTGACCGGCCCGTGACCGGGGACGACCCGGTCGACGTCCATGCCGAGCATCAGGTCGCACGCCTCGATCCAGTTGCTCAGTGGCCCCGCCCAGACGATCGGAGTGCCACCGATGAACAGGATGTCGCCCGTGTACACGACGCCGGCGTCGGGGACCACCGCGATCGTGTCGCCGGCCGTGTGCGCCGGACCGACTTCGATCAGCTCGACGATTCGGCCGCCGACGTCGAGATCGAGGCGGCCGTCGAACGTCCTGTCGGGGAGGCGCAGCTCGATGCCGGCGAAGTCGAAGTCGCCGAAGAAGCCCCGGAACAGCTCGCCGACGTCGCCCGGCGCCT encodes:
- a CDS encoding alpha/beta hydrolase, with amino-acid sequence MVMIRGVDLVHDLSGEGPDVVWGHGLTSSMASEDELGLLDWSTIRSTHRVLRYDARGHGESGSTPEPEDYSWRALAADQLALADHLGIGEYVAGGASMGCATALHAAVIAPDRVRGLIFVIPPTAWERRAAQVDAYAMMADLIEAGDHETLLAGAAAAPAPDPFVDDPRWTARFPQLLASADPARLARIFRGAGTADLPGPAEIAAIGVPTLILAWTGDPGHPVTTAARLHELIDGSELALATTMDGIAGWSGRVRRFLDQA
- a CDS encoding DUF393 domain-containing protein, translated to MSVADAPVGRGRPLLIFDGDCGFCTTSARTGQRWLGLENVEPWQFLDLDTLPVTEDQCRAAVQWVAADGTVASAHEAVIASLRHAGGVWAVLGRILGLPGLRSLGGIVYRTVARHRYRLPGGTPACRLPGT
- a CDS encoding DUF4262 domain-containing protein, with amino-acid sequence MELPDFHIPHAEKIEWMIETNGWALEPVSPRSDTEPPTPAYAYTIGLPELTGFPEVAVFGLTPVAANGLIGLVVDALRGGTEIPLGVELVGLLDNELRCMFAPVDLDTHAAAFATATAWYRGAPFPLTQLLYPDRNGFMPYETGFEQRLRLAQPVLGRPGETET
- a CDS encoding SURF1 family protein, producing the protein MYRFLLRPTWIAFHLLVVAGIITMINLGFWQLRRLDERQAFNAVVEQRYDAPPLPLDELLVPGTDPDAVAWRPVTASGTYLPDERVLIVNRSQNGRAGVNTVVPMRLDDGRILLVNRGFVPLAFDPPPVPAREVAVTGRLRPSQERGFGQLSDPADGALAEAQRLDIERLAAQLDGEVVPMYIDLIESVPAELDGLPEPVIAPDLSEGNHLSYAAQWFIFSIAVGVGWVLAVRRSIATRRRADTR
- a CDS encoding MBL fold metallo-hydrolase, which codes for MSEPTATVTEVGDGCLAYLQGDGGWGWSNAGLVVGDGASLLVDTLFDLRITRRMLDAFAHHTGTAPIGTVLNTHANGDHCYGNELVGDAQIVASSATAEEMAEVPPAMLAALNQAPGDVGELFRGFFGDFDFAGIELRLPDRTFDGRLDLDVGGRIVELIEVGPAHTAGDTIAVVPDAGVVYTGDILFIGGTPIVWAGPLSNWIEACDLMLGMDVDRVVPGHGPVTDKSGVVAVRDYLSFVDAEATSRHAAGIDAFDAARDIGRALGASERFGGLGEFGRIAVNVETVYRQLDPDHRTPDVVEQFRRMAELERPHA